The genomic window AATATTCCTATTTTAAAGATTTTTGTCATGTTTTAATATGGTGTTTTGAAAAAAAAGGACCAAATGCTTTGCATTCAGTCCATTTATATTTATTCTAAAAAATTATTCCTGAGAACGATCTTCCATTGTTTTATCATTTTCTTCCAACCATGAAGTTTTGTATGAAGGATCTTCCACTTTTAAAGCTTCTTCCGTAATTTTCAACGGACGGAAAGGGTCAACCATTACCGCATATTCTTCAGTGAATTTTTTACCGATACTTCTTTCCATTGCTCCCGGATGAGGTCCGTGAACGATTCCTCCCGGGTGAAGCGTGAAATCCATTAAATCAATATGATTACGGCTCATAAAGTCTCCTTCCGTATAGAATAAAACCTCATCGGAATCTATATTTGAATGATTGTAAGGAGCCGGAATTGCCATTGGATGGTAATCGTACATTCTTGCACAGAACGAGCAAACCACGAAATTGTGCCCTTCAAAGTTTTGGTGAACCGGTGGCGGCTGGTGAATCCTACCCGTAATCGGTTCGAAATTTTTAATATTGAATTTATAAGGATAAAAATAACCGTCCCAACCTACAACATCGAATGGATGCGTTGCGTAGATGAAATCTGTAATCTGGTTTTCTTTTTTTACTTTAATTAAAAATTCTCCTTTTTCGTCTTTCGGTTCAACGAAAGTAGGAGCAATAATGTCTCTTTCGCAGAACGGAGAATGTTCCAGCAATTGTCCGAATTCATTTCTGTATCGTTTTGGAGTGTAAATCGGAGAGTGACTTTCCAGTACGAAGAATACCGTATCGTCAGAATGTAATTCAACCTGGTAAATAGTTCCTCTTGGTATAATTAAATAATCTCCAACGAAAAATTCTAAGTTTCCAACGAAAGTTTTCAATACTCCGCTTCCGTTATGAACATATAAAAGCTCATCACATTCAGCGTTTTTATAGAAATAGTCCATTGATTTTCTGGGCTTCGCCAACCCCATTTTCAGGTCGTTGTTCATCAAAAGAATCTTTCTGCTATCCATGAAATCGTCTTCAGGAGTTACGTTCATTCCTTTAAACATTCTAGGAGTTACATTCTTATCAACGGCAATTTTCGGGGTTACATCTTTCGGTTCACCGATCGATTTTATTTGAGTCGGACGGTGAATATGGTATAATAGTGAAGAAATCCCGTGAAAACCTTCTGTTCCGAAAAGTTGTTCATAATAAAATTGATCTTCCGGAGATTTAAAAATCGTATGCCTTTTTTGTGGGATATTTCCCGACTGATGGTATCTCATTTTTACTTTTATATATAGTCTCAAATTTAATAATTTTTGAGGAATCATTAAAAACAAAAAAACTCCGGAAATTTTCCGAAGTTTTTAAATGATATTAAAGTTGGGTTTTTAATTTACAGGTTTCCCGTTTTCGTCATATTTTTGCGATTTCATAGGAACTCCGGCGATAAAACTTGAAGCAACTTCCCTTAGAGTTCCGTTTTCATCATACATTTTCCACTCACCGGTCAGATCATCTTTGTTCATCCCTCCGTAATTCCCTATAGCTTTTAATTTCCCGTTTTCATGATACAATTTCCATTCTCCTATTGGAACCGCTTTTCCGCTTGTTATGATTGCGGTAGCATTTGTATTGATGATGTATTTTCCTTCCGATTCTAAATTTCCGTTTTCGTAGTACAATTTTTGGGTAATATATTTTCCGTCTGCAGAATGATTTCCGATGCCGCTTAATTTTCCATTTTGATAATAAGTCTTACCTTCACCAACAAGTTTTCCATCTTTATGGTTGGTTACCATATCTAAATTTCCATTCTCAAAATAAATTTTCCATTCACCGTCTTTTAGACCGTTTTTATAGTTTCCTGTTTCTTTAGGCTTTCCACTTTCAAAGTAGATTTTCCACCATCCTGTTTCTTTTCCGTCTTTGAAACTTCCTTCTTCTTTCAGCTTTCCACTTTCATAGTAAAATTCCCAGCGTCCTGTTGCTTTTCCGTCTGGTGATTTATAGCCAGATGCTAAAAGTTTTCCGCTATCATTGTATTTTTTTACTTCTTCATTTCCTTTGATTCCTTTGCTTTGATGCTCTTTATCACTTGCAATGTCCTTGTTTTCGGTTGGCTTTGGACCGGTTTTTGTAACATTACTACTCAATGTCCCTGCTTTGTACTCTTCAATATACGAAGACAGAAGTTTTTCAACTTTGCTGGTACGTTTGTAATAGCTGCTTTTAGCAAAATCGCTGGTAAAATCTGTTTGATAAATAGTGTAGCCTTTTTGCTGGTATGTATCAAGAATGGCTTGTCTTGCATTGAGAACAAAAGCGGAGGTAGATTTTACATTTTTATTAAACTGGATATCCTGATCTCCTATATAGCTTGACATTTTTCCATTGTATGTAACAGCGTATACTCGTTTTATTTTAGATTTTAACACCCATAGATTTCCGTTAAATCCATCTTTTTTGATTTGCTCAATTTTGCTGTAGAAATAAGGTTCTAATACAACAGATGCCGCATCTGCAAAGTTTTCTTTCAATTTGTAAATATAACTGCTGATGACAAGTATCTTAGGGGTATCTGCGTTAGCTGCTCCAAATTCTGCATAATAGAATTCTGCGTATTGTTGATCATCAGGCATTAGTTTTTGAGTTTTTGCGAAAAATACCGTGAAAAGAAATAAGATTGTTGCTATTTTTTTGGTTATGCTTTTCATAGTTTTAGTTTTTATCCAATAAAATTATGAAATTCTATAATAAATTGATGCTTTGCTATTAATTTTATTACTAAGAAATTTTAGAACATTTAAACTGAGGTTTTGTTGTTCTAAAAATAAATGTTAGCTTTGTCTAACAATTTTAATTTCATGCAGCGAATTTTATTTTCAGTACTTTTATTCTCTTCTTATTGTTTTTCTCAGGAAGCGGACAGTTTACAATTCAATTCAAAAAAATCAGATTCAGTTAAAACCTCAATTAAAAAGGAAATTAAAACCAAACTAATTGATGACGTCGTAATTACCGGAACCATAAAACCGATAAGCAAGTCTAAGAGTCCTGTTGCAGTAGAAATTTATAGCCAGAAATTTTTTCAGAAGAACCCGACTCCGAATATTTTTGAAGCCATTTCGATGGTAAACGGAGTAAAACCTCAGCTCAATTGTTCGGTTTGTAATACGGGAGATATCCATATCAACGGTTTGGAAGGTCCTTACACGATGATTTTAATCGACGGAATGCCGATTGTAAGTTCACTTTCCACGGTGTACGGATTAAGCGGAATACCCAACAGTTTAATTGACAGAATTGAAGTGGTAAAAGGACCTGCTTCGTCACTGTACGGTTCTGAAGCGATGGGAGGTGTGATTAATATTATCACAAAAAATGCTTTAACGGCACCAAAATTAAGTGTTGATCTAATGACAACGAGTTGGAGCGAGAATAATCTGGATGTATCAACAAAATTTAATCTGGGTAAAAATGTAGCTTCTTTACTAAGCTTAAATTATTTCAATTATACCAAAAGATTTGACGAGAATAAAGATAATTTCACTGATGCCGCATTACAAAACAGGATTTCGGTTTTTAACAAATGGGATTTCAAACGAAAAGAAAACCGGCAGGCGAGTTTTGCGTTGAGGTATTTGTATGAAGATCGTTTTGGCGGAGAAATGCAATGGAATAGATCATACCGCGGAAGCGACCAAGTATATGGAGAAAGTATCTATACCAATAGAGTAGAAGCATTTGGTGTTTATCAGTGGCCGCTGAAAGAGAATATTGTTACTCAGTTTTCTTATAACTTTCATGATCAGAATTCTTTTTATGGAGCTAATCCATTTACAGCAAGGCAGAAAGTAGCTTTTGCACAGACGTATTGGGATAAAAAATTGGGAAATCATGATTTGATTTTAGGGGCGACTTTCAAAAAAACGTTTTATGATGACAATACTCCCGGAACTTTATCTGCAGACGGACTGATTAATGAACCGATGAAGTCTCCGATTTTTGGCGCATTTATTCAGGACCAATGGGAAATTAACGAAAAAAATACCTTATTGCTGGGCTACAGATTTGATTATGATAAAATTCATCACAGTGTGCATTCACCTCGTCTTGCATGGAAATTTTCTCCGAATCCGTATCATACTTTACGATTCAACTTCGGAACAGGTTTCCGGGTGGTCAATTTATTTACGGAAGATCATGCTGCATTGACGGGTTCCCGGGAAGTGGTTATTCAATCGAATTTAAAACCTGAAAAATCGGTCAACGGAAATTTGAATTATGTCTGGAAAATTCCTGTCGGAGAACGTTTGATCAATTTGGATGCTTCCGCATTTTATACGTATTTCAGTAATAAAATTGTAGGTGATTTTGATACCGACTCTCAGAAAATTATTTACGACAATCTTCATGGCTACGGAATTTCAAAAGGAGCTTCTTTGAATCTGGATTATAATTTTAACTTTCCTTTGAGTGTTAATTTCGGGGTGACGTATTTGGATGTTTATCAAAAATTTGATGCTGAAAATGAAAAATCACAGCAGCTTCATGCCCCGAAATGGAGCGGAACGTATAATTTAACGTATAAATTCAAAAATAATGTAACGGTAGATTTTACAGGACAACTCTACGGACCGATGAGATTACCCGTTTTACCGAATGATTACCGGCCTGAATATTCACCGTTTTACACTTTGGCGAATATTCAGGTTTCGAAAAGTTTTAAATCCGGAATTGAAATGTATTGCGGTATTAAAAACCTGTTCAATTTTACTCCGAAAGATCCGTTGATGAGACCGTTTGATCCGTTTGATAAAAATGTTGATGATGCGATCAGTAATCCGAATCATTATACGTTTGATACGACTTATGGATATGCTCCGATGCAGAAAATCAGAGGGTTTCTTGGAGTGAAATATATTTTGAAATAATGAATTGATTGAAGTGCTGAAAGTTTTTAATGCAAAGATTTATACTTAGAATAATAATTTTTTAGAAAGCAAAGGCAAATAAATTTGCTTCGCGAAGCTATCGGAACAGCTTCGTCAAATCAACTTGTTGATTCATCTTTGCTCACTTTTATAAATCAAAGAAAATTAAAACTTTGCGTTTAAAATAATGCTTATGGAGTAATAAAAATTAAAAAAAAATATAAGGTGAAAATTGTAACGATATTTTTATTTTTAATGTTTATGCCTTGTTTTTGTCTGTCACAGATAAAAACAGGCACTTTTTCGGATTTGGAAATTCAGCAGAAAGAAAATCCGAAACCCATTATTATTCATCTGTACACAAGCTGGTGTTCGGTTTGTAAAATTGAGTCTTTTGAATTAAATAAAAATAAAGACTTGGTTCAGTTAGTGAATGAGAACTTTTATTTCATCAACTTTGAAGCGGAAAAAACAAAAGAAAAAATCCGTTTTCAGGGAAAAGAATTTGAGTATTTATCAAATGGAAACTCAGGAATTCATGAGCTGGCTCTGGCTTTATCAAAAAATAAAAATCAGCCTGTTTATCCGCTCTGGATTATTTTGGATAAAAATCAGAATTTGATTGAATATCATGAGGGACTGCTTAAACCTGAAGAAATGAAAAAAATAATATCGGATATTTTTAGTCTTTAAACGAAATATGAAGCTTGTCATTCCGTAGGAATCTTAACATAGTAATAAGCAGTTCGCCTAGATTCTTTCAGAATGACAGAGTTTATGTTAATGAATGACTACAAAAACTATTTCAAAAGTACGGTAACAATCGCCAAAATCGCCGGCAAAGCCTGAACAAAAAAGATTTTCTTCGTTGCAGAAATAGCACCATAAATTCCTGCTACGGCCACACATCCTAAGAAAAATAGGGCAATATTGGTCTGCCATTTAGGATCTTCAATAAAGAAAGACCAGATTAATCCTGCAGCTAAAAAGCCATTGTAAAGTCCCTGATTGGCAGCCAAACCTTTGGTGGGTTTAAACATTTCGGCGGGTAAGGCTTTTTTAAAAACTTCTTTTCCTTTGGTTTCCCAGGCAAACATCTCCATCCAAAGAATGTACAAGTGTTCGATGGCTACAACAGCGATTAAAATTTTAGCTACGATTTCCATGATTTACTGTTTTTTGTCATTGTAAAACTAAAAAAATAAAGTTAAGTTTGGTGATAGAATTTCAATAATGGAAACTTTCAAGGCACATTTAGATAAATTTATCAGCATAAATGATGAGGAATTTGCTTCTATCCTTTCGTTTTTTCAGGAAATGGAAGTCAAGAAAAAACAGAATCTGATGCTGAGTGGCGAAGTTTGCAGATCGATGTATTTTGTAGGAAGAGGCTGTCTCAGGAAATTTTTCATCAATGAAAAAGGAGTAGAGCAGACCACGGAATTTGCCATTGAAAATTGGTGGATTACCGATACTTTCGCCTATGAAAGACAAATCATATCCGACTTCTGCATTCAGGCGGTGGAACGTTCTACGATTTTAGTGATTGATCTTCAGACTCAGGAAGCATTATTGAAAAAACATCCTGTGATGGAACGTTACTTCCGAATGATTTACCAACGGGCTTATGCTGCTTCGGAAAGACGAATCCGTTATTTATATGAAATGACCAGGGAAGAGTTGTATGTGAACTTCAGTACCCAATATCCATGGTTTATCCAAAGGATTCCGCAATATTTAATTGCTTCTTTTTTAGGTTTCACTCCGGAATATTTAAGTGAAATCAGAGCAAAATTACGTTCTTAAACCAGTTTAAGATTTTTACCGTTTATAAACCGCAACTTTGTCATGTGATTAAAAGTCAATATCATGACAGACAAAAAAGTTCTATTTCCGCAGCTGTTTTTAAGAATTGCTATTTCAGTAACGATGCTTTCTGCTGTTGCAGATAGGTTTGGATTTTGGGGTAAGAATTCCGCTTGGGGAAACTGGGGAAGTTTTGAAAAATATACTCAACAGCTTACCTTTTTTCTTCCCGAAAGTTTAGGGAATTTTTCAGCGTATGCGGCAACTTTTTTAGAAATTCTTTTTCCTTTACTGCTGATTCTTGGCTTTAAAACTAAAATTGCTGCTTATGGAACCGGATTTTTATTGCTGATTTTTGCATTGTCAATGACTATGGCATTAGGAGTTAAAGCTCCTTTGGATTATTCGGTCTGGATTGGAAGTGCAAGTGCATTTTTACTGGCGGTTCAGGAAAAATATTCGTTTACAATAGATAATTTAACTAAAAAAATATAAAACATTATGAGTGCAAGAATTAATATTGCCAATGTAGATGCAGCGGCTTACAAAGCAATGATGGGATTGGAAGGATATCTTCAGACGATTTCTTTAAATCATATTCAGAAAGAATTGATTAAAATCAGAGCTTCACAAATCAACGGATGTGCGTTCTGTCTGGATATGCATACCAAAGATGCTATGAAATATGGCGAAACTCCTCAAAGAATCTATCTTTTAAACGCATGGAGAGAAGCGTTGGAATTGTATACGGAAGAAGAGCAGGTTCTTTTGGCTATGACAGAAGAAATTACATTGATCAGCCAAAAAGGATTGACCGAGGAAACGTATGATAAGGCAAAACAACTTTTTGATGAAAATCAAATTGCAGAAATCATCATGGCTATTATCACGATTAATTCATGGAACAGAATTGCGATCAGTACACATTTACCGATTGCAAAATAATTCCGAATGATTTAAGTTATTGCTAAAAAGCACTTTCCAGAGTTTGGAAAGTGCTTTTTTATATCATCGTTCACAATAACAAGTATGGAATTTATTAAAGCTGAGCTAATTCGGTATTGATAAAATTCAGTTCTTCCTGAGATAAATCAAAAGACATTGCTTTTGCATTTTCAATGGCTTGCTGAGCATTTCTCGCACCGGCTAAAACTACCGTAATTGCGGGTTGTAAAGTTGTCCAGCGTAATACCAGCTGAGAAAGTGTTGCGCCTTTTTCTTTAGCAATAGGTTCAATCTTTTCTAAGAGGTTTTTTACTTTATCTAAATCAAATTGAGAGAAATACCCATTTCTGTGGTCGTTTTCCTTCAGTTGAGTTTCTTTGAAATATTTACCCGTCAAAAGTCCTCTTTCCATGGGGCTGTAAACGATAATTCCCGAATTGTTTTCCAAAGAATAAGGAACCAGATCATTTTCAACAGCACGATTCAGCATACTGTACGAAACCTGATTACTTGCCAATGCTAAGGTTTTATTTGCCTCTTCCATTTGCTCAACCGAATAATTACTTACTCCTGCTGTTCTGATTTTTCCTTGCTGAATCAATAGTTCCATAGCTTCCATTGTTTCACTGATCGGCGTTGTGGAATCCGGCCAGTGAAGCTGTAAAAGATCGATGTAATCTGTTCCCAGCCTTTTTAAAC from Chryseobacterium camelliae includes these protein-coding regions:
- a CDS encoding homogentisate 1,2-dioxygenase; translated protein: MRYHQSGNIPQKRHTIFKSPEDQFYYEQLFGTEGFHGISSLLYHIHRPTQIKSIGEPKDVTPKIAVDKNVTPRMFKGMNVTPEDDFMDSRKILLMNNDLKMGLAKPRKSMDYFYKNAECDELLYVHNGSGVLKTFVGNLEFFVGDYLIIPRGTIYQVELHSDDTVFFVLESHSPIYTPKRYRNEFGQLLEHSPFCERDIIAPTFVEPKDEKGEFLIKVKKENQITDFIYATHPFDVVGWDGYFYPYKFNIKNFEPITGRIHQPPPVHQNFEGHNFVVCSFCARMYDYHPMAIPAPYNHSNIDSDEVLFYTEGDFMSRNHIDLMDFTLHPGGIVHGPHPGAMERSIGKKFTEEYAVMVDPFRPLKITEEALKVEDPSYKTSWLEENDKTMEDRSQE
- a CDS encoding toxin-antitoxin system YwqK family antitoxin — encoded protein: MKSITKKIATILFLFTVFFAKTQKLMPDDQQYAEFYYAEFGAANADTPKILVISSYIYKLKENFADAASVVLEPYFYSKIEQIKKDGFNGNLWVLKSKIKRVYAVTYNGKMSSYIGDQDIQFNKNVKSTSAFVLNARQAILDTYQQKGYTIYQTDFTSDFAKSSYYKRTSKVEKLLSSYIEEYKAGTLSSNVTKTGPKPTENKDIASDKEHQSKGIKGNEEVKKYNDSGKLLASGYKSPDGKATGRWEFYYESGKLKEEGSFKDGKETGWWKIYFESGKPKETGNYKNGLKDGEWKIYFENGNLDMVTNHKDGKLVGEGKTYYQNGKLSGIGNHSADGKYITQKLYYENGNLESEGKYIINTNATAIITSGKAVPIGEWKLYHENGKLKAIGNYGGMNKDDLTGEWKMYDENGTLREVASSFIAGVPMKSQKYDENGKPVN
- a CDS encoding TonB-dependent receptor plug domain-containing protein codes for the protein MQRILFSVLLFSSYCFSQEADSLQFNSKKSDSVKTSIKKEIKTKLIDDVVITGTIKPISKSKSPVAVEIYSQKFFQKNPTPNIFEAISMVNGVKPQLNCSVCNTGDIHINGLEGPYTMILIDGMPIVSSLSTVYGLSGIPNSLIDRIEVVKGPASSLYGSEAMGGVINIITKNALTAPKLSVDLMTTSWSENNLDVSTKFNLGKNVASLLSLNYFNYTKRFDENKDNFTDAALQNRISVFNKWDFKRKENRQASFALRYLYEDRFGGEMQWNRSYRGSDQVYGESIYTNRVEAFGVYQWPLKENIVTQFSYNFHDQNSFYGANPFTARQKVAFAQTYWDKKLGNHDLILGATFKKTFYDDNTPGTLSADGLINEPMKSPIFGAFIQDQWEINEKNTLLLGYRFDYDKIHHSVHSPRLAWKFSPNPYHTLRFNFGTGFRVVNLFTEDHAALTGSREVVIQSNLKPEKSVNGNLNYVWKIPVGERLINLDASAFYTYFSNKIVGDFDTDSQKIIYDNLHGYGISKGASLNLDYNFNFPLSVNFGVTYLDVYQKFDAENEKSQQLHAPKWSGTYNLTYKFKNNVTVDFTGQLYGPMRLPVLPNDYRPEYSPFYTLANIQVSKSFKSGIEMYCGIKNLFNFTPKDPLMRPFDPFDKNVDDAISNPNHYTFDTTYGYAPMQKIRGFLGVKYILK
- a CDS encoding thioredoxin family protein, giving the protein MKIVTIFLFLMFMPCFCLSQIKTGTFSDLEIQQKENPKPIIIHLYTSWCSVCKIESFELNKNKDLVQLVNENFYFINFEAEKTKEKIRFQGKEFEYLSNGNSGIHELALALSKNKNQPVYPLWIILDKNQNLIEYHEGLLKPEEMKKIISDIFSL
- a CDS encoding DUF1304 domain-containing protein, producing the protein MEIVAKILIAVVAIEHLYILWMEMFAWETKGKEVFKKALPAEMFKPTKGLAANQGLYNGFLAAGLIWSFFIEDPKWQTNIALFFLGCVAVAGIYGAISATKKIFFVQALPAILAIVTVLLK
- a CDS encoding Crp/Fnr family transcriptional regulator; amino-acid sequence: METFKAHLDKFISINDEEFASILSFFQEMEVKKKQNLMLSGEVCRSMYFVGRGCLRKFFINEKGVEQTTEFAIENWWITDTFAYERQIISDFCIQAVERSTILVIDLQTQEALLKKHPVMERYFRMIYQRAYAASERRIRYLYEMTREELYVNFSTQYPWFIQRIPQYLIASFLGFTPEYLSEIRAKLRS
- a CDS encoding DoxX family protein is translated as MTDKKVLFPQLFLRIAISVTMLSAVADRFGFWGKNSAWGNWGSFEKYTQQLTFFLPESLGNFSAYAATFLEILFPLLLILGFKTKIAAYGTGFLLLIFALSMTMALGVKAPLDYSVWIGSASAFLLAVQEKYSFTIDNLTKKI
- a CDS encoding carboxymuconolactone decarboxylase family protein, encoding MSARINIANVDAAAYKAMMGLEGYLQTISLNHIQKELIKIRASQINGCAFCLDMHTKDAMKYGETPQRIYLLNAWREALELYTEEEQVLLAMTEEITLISQKGLTEETYDKAKQLFDENQIAEIIMAIITINSWNRIAISTHLPIAK
- a CDS encoding aldo/keto reductase codes for the protein MKYRKLGNTDLELSVITHGAFAIGGNMWGGNEKQDSINSIHASLDHGVTSIDTAPFYGFGLSEEMIGEAIKGKDRSKIQLLTKFGLVWDGSNNGKGEFFFDAEENGKKIPVYKSASKENIIKEVEESLKRLGTDYIDLLQLHWPDSTTPISETMEAMELLIQQGKIRTAGVSNYSVEQMEEANKTLALASNQVSYSMLNRAVENDLVPYSLENNSGIIVYSPMERGLLTGKYFKETQLKENDHRNGYFSQFDLDKVKNLLEKIEPIAKEKGATLSQLVLRWTTLQPAITVVLAGARNAQQAIENAKAMSFDLSQEELNFINTELAQL